In one Lycium barbarum isolate Lr01 chromosome 7, ASM1917538v2, whole genome shotgun sequence genomic region, the following are encoded:
- the LOC132602260 gene encoding uncharacterized protein LOC132602260: MMNMNMNMNGRDECYYNVSTETSSSLTSPKAAVYYVQSPSRDSQEDVDKSLSSMQITPSDSPSHSSSYGRHSSRDSSSSRISGNWRWGYNRRKGWQECPIIEEDLDYDHINQAYSRTCLFIILLMGFGVLFCLVIWGASKPYQPHITMKALRVHNFYYGQGADRTGVPTKLLTINCSVTMAIRNPATFYGIHVSCSPVNLFFSEITVATGQLNKYYQPQKSQRDMCVNLDGRRVPLYGAGVAFVQLDGSDRIPLKLDFEILSQGYLVGKLVKTKRRKHVSCSLILSSRSMNEIKFKHDSCSFD; this comes from the exons AtgatgaacatgaacatgaacatgaacggGAGGGATGAATGTTATTATAATGTAAGCACAGAAACATCGTCGTCTCTTACTTCACCAAAAGCTGCGGTTTACTATGTACAAAGCCCATCACGTGACTCCCAGGAGGATGTTGATAAGTCATTATCCTCCATGCAAATTACTCCCAGTGATTCACCATCACATTCATCGAGCTATGGCAGGCACTCCTCCAGGGACTCCTCCTCTAGCCGTATTTCAGGGAATTGGCGATGGGGATACAATCGGAGGAAAGGCTGGCAAGAATGTCCAATCATTGAAGAGGATCTTGATTATGATCATATCAATCAAGCCTATTCAAGAACCTGCCTATTTATTATTCTCCTCATGGGTTTTGGAGTTCTCTTTTGCTTGGTTATCTGGGGGGCAAGCAAACCTTACCAACCCCACATTACGATGAAG GCCTTGAGGGTACATAACTTCTATTATGGACAAGGGGCAGACCGCACAGGTGTTCCAACCAAGTTGCTTACAATTaattgttctgtgaccatggcCATACGTAACCCTGCTACATTTTACGGAATTCATGTCAGCTGTAGCCCTGTGAATCTTTTCTTTTCAGAAATCACAGTTGCAACTGGCCAG TTAAACAAATATTATCAACCACAAAAGAGCCAGCGGGATATGTGTGTGAACCTGGATGGGCGTAGAGTCCCACTATATGGAGCTGGGGTAGCCTTCGTGCAATTAGATGGCAGTGACAGGATTCCACTGAAGTTGGACTTTGAGATTCTTTCACAGGGATATTTAGTTGGCAAGCTGGTGAAGACAAAGCGTCGGAAACACGTCTCTTGTTCCTTGATACTCAGTTCAAgaagcatgaatgaaataaaattcaaGCATGATTCCTGTTCATTTGATTGA